One part of the Vogesella sp. LIG4 genome encodes these proteins:
- the gspG gene encoding type II secretion system major pseudopilin GspG produces MLPRFVLARSISKGFTLLELLVVLVIIGLLAGYVAPRYFAQVGKAEVKTAHAQIDALDKALDQYRLDVGHYPSNEQGLAALFENTGNESKWQGPYLKKAVPLDPWGRSYIYRQPGEHGEFDLFSYGKDGQPGGEDENADIGNW; encoded by the coding sequence GTGTTGCCTCGTTTTGTTCTCGCCCGCAGCATCAGCAAGGGCTTTACCTTGCTGGAGCTGCTGGTTGTACTGGTGATCATCGGCTTGCTGGCCGGCTATGTGGCGCCGCGCTATTTCGCCCAGGTGGGCAAGGCCGAGGTGAAGACCGCGCATGCGCAGATCGATGCGCTGGATAAGGCGCTGGACCAGTACCGGCTGGATGTCGGCCACTACCCCAGCAATGAGCAGGGCCTGGCGGCCTTGTTCGAAAATACCGGCAATGAAAGCAAGTGGCAGGGGCCGTATCTGAAAAAGGCCGTGCCGCTGGACCCGTGGGGGAGAAGTTATATCTATCGCCAGCCGGGCGAGCATGGCGAGTTCGATCTGTTCAGTTACGGCAAGGATGGCCAGCCAGGGGGTGAGGACGAAAACGCGGATATCGGTAATTGGTGA
- a CDS encoding EAL domain-containing protein, with amino-acid sequence MNRLKKHVGTFAAVYGCAAGIAAFLFCFGLSIMLIAFGANDQLVGSHQRLTALIENITTEEEQLLASLNQAAEPDCAEGNLVQLRTQIFASRFIRDLGIYDEQNRLVCTTTDGVLRNPFVDPVPALREIRNGKDQSIWFNVPILLGKGKYHAMVMRQGRFNVVVNQSNLTSLLSGVDVVGLQLADNLPTRVFESTRLTPEWLSYLDEQTALKAPLKGFDWYKLAFVRTDYIAGTPWVLQSYRTLLEVLAAQASLVGFLAAASLVIAILVSSLLTPALERQRTIGARIHDLIREGQVQCFYQPIVDLGSGRWLGCEVLMRLKDGGQYIPPAEVLPEILRQHLGWQLDAHVMRTGMQELGRHMPATAGFKVAFNLFPENLDFARINALMAPILQGLQRKDLAIGVEIVEQSYGEGAIQEIAQLREAGYQVAVDDFGTGYSNLARVKRLAPDVLKIDRSFVYEMEDLSLRSSLIPEIIGIARAIGSQLVAEGIENQLQAAQLSALGIEFGQGYYFAKPMPIDAFVAGYNAQLAEPAHAPDIETATMA; translated from the coding sequence ATGAACCGCCTGAAAAAGCATGTCGGTACGTTTGCTGCAGTCTATGGCTGCGCTGCCGGCATTGCCGCATTCCTGTTCTGCTTCGGCCTGTCCATCATGCTGATCGCTTTTGGCGCGAACGATCAGCTGGTCGGCAGCCACCAGCGCCTGACGGCGCTGATCGAAAACATCACCACGGAAGAAGAGCAGCTGCTGGCCTCGCTTAATCAGGCCGCCGAGCCGGATTGTGCAGAAGGCAATCTGGTGCAGCTGCGCACCCAGATCTTTGCCAGCCGCTTCATTCGCGATCTGGGCATTTACGATGAGCAGAACCGCCTGGTCTGCACCACGACGGATGGTGTATTGCGCAATCCGTTTGTCGACCCGGTACCTGCGCTGCGGGAGATCCGCAACGGCAAGGACCAGTCCATCTGGTTCAACGTCCCCATCCTGCTTGGCAAGGGCAAGTACCACGCCATGGTGATGCGCCAGGGGCGCTTCAATGTGGTGGTCAATCAGAGCAACCTGACGTCCCTGCTGAGCGGCGTGGACGTGGTAGGGCTGCAGCTGGCGGACAACCTGCCCACCCGGGTGTTTGAAAGCACGCGGCTGACGCCGGAGTGGCTGTCATACCTGGATGAGCAGACCGCGTTGAAAGCGCCGCTGAAGGGGTTCGACTGGTACAAGCTGGCCTTCGTCAGGACCGATTACATTGCCGGTACGCCGTGGGTGTTGCAGTCGTACCGGACGCTGCTGGAGGTGTTGGCCGCACAGGCTTCGCTGGTGGGCTTCCTGGCGGCGGCCTCGCTGGTGATCGCGATCCTGGTGTCATCGTTGCTGACGCCGGCGCTGGAAAGGCAAAGAACCATAGGCGCGCGCATCCACGACCTGATCCGCGAAGGGCAGGTGCAGTGCTTCTACCAGCCCATTGTCGACCTTGGCAGCGGCCGCTGGCTGGGCTGCGAGGTGCTGATGCGGCTCAAGGACGGCGGGCAGTACATCCCCCCGGCGGAGGTGCTGCCGGAAATCCTCAGGCAGCACCTTGGCTGGCAGCTGGATGCCCATGTGATGCGAACCGGCATGCAGGAGTTGGGCCGCCATATGCCGGCAACGGCGGGCTTCAAGGTGGCGTTCAATCTGTTTCCGGAAAACCTGGACTTTGCCCGCATCAATGCCCTGATGGCGCCGATACTGCAGGGCCTGCAGCGGAAGGATCTGGCGATAGGCGTGGAGATCGTCGAGCAAAGCTATGGTGAAGGCGCCATCCAGGAAATTGCGCAATTGCGCGAGGCAGGCTACCAGGTTGCGGTGGATGACTTCGGTACCGGCTACTCGAACCTGGCTCGGGTGAAGCGGCTGGCGCCCGATGTGCTCAAGATCGATCGCTCCTTTGTCTACGAGATGGAGGATCTGTCGCTGCGATCCAGCCTGATTCCGGAAATCATCGGCATAGCGCGGGCCATCGGCTCGCAACTGGTTGCCGAGGGTATAGAAAACCAGCTGCAGGCTGCCCAGCTCAGTGCACTCGGCATCGAGTTCGGCCAGGGCTATTACTTTGCCAAACCCATGCCGATCGACGCCTTCGTGGCGGGTTACAACGCCCAGCTTGCCGAGCCGGCACACGCTCCCGATATTGAAACCGCGACGATGGCCTGA
- a CDS encoding sensor domain-containing diguanylate cyclase, translated as MPTSKQLVRIIRTQTEIAKLGLDLGGIMRHVVEQILPLIAADGAAIELVEAGELVFSAAAGIAKDKLESGLNINSRSSELCLTHGEIYSCPDPGACPDCAICQAIGLRSMIVLPLKHKGVTVGILKAMSVEADKFKQSDIKLLGLLSEVVAASIYFSVTYDSDSLYFKATHDGMTGLANRALFIDRLREVVARTHRAHSSAGVLMIDIDGLKAINDQHGHRTGDALIMEFSRRLKLATRESDTAARLGGDEFGVVLDSLERAEGAASAMHRIETEIAAPFVFENLQYQLQASIGAALVPTDGVEPEKIMEVADQRMYTVKRLHKAQQH; from the coding sequence ATGCCTACTAGCAAGCAACTGGTGCGAATAATCCGCACTCAAACCGAAATTGCCAAACTGGGGTTGGATCTGGGTGGGATCATGCGCCATGTGGTCGAGCAAATATTGCCCTTGATCGCCGCCGATGGCGCAGCAATAGAACTGGTTGAAGCGGGAGAACTGGTATTTAGCGCCGCAGCGGGTATTGCAAAAGACAAACTCGAATCGGGATTGAATATCAACTCCAGGTCATCCGAATTATGCCTCACCCACGGTGAAATATATTCCTGCCCCGACCCGGGTGCCTGCCCGGATTGCGCCATCTGCCAGGCAATTGGCCTGCGCTCAATGATTGTATTACCGCTCAAGCACAAGGGTGTGACCGTTGGCATATTGAAAGCCATGTCGGTGGAAGCCGATAAATTCAAGCAAAGCGATATCAAGCTGCTTGGCCTGCTCTCGGAAGTGGTGGCCGCCTCAATATATTTCTCCGTTACCTATGACAGCGACAGCCTCTATTTCAAGGCCACGCATGACGGCATGACCGGCCTGGCAAACAGGGCGCTGTTCATAGACCGGCTACGGGAAGTGGTGGCGCGTACGCATCGGGCGCACTCTTCGGCTGGCGTGCTGATGATAGACATCGATGGGCTCAAAGCCATCAACGACCAGCACGGGCACCGCACGGGCGATGCCTTGATCATGGAGTTTTCCCGCCGGCTCAAGCTTGCCACCCGGGAGTCCGACACGGCGGCCCGCCTGGGCGGCGATGAATTCGGCGTGGTGCTTGATTCGCTGGAGCGGGCCGAAGGGGCGGCTTCAGCCATGCACAGGATCGAAACCGAAATTGCGGCGCCATTTGTTTTTGAAAACCTGCAATATCAATTGCAGGCCAGCATTGGCGCCGCCCTGGTGCCTACCGACGGCGTTGAGCCTGAAAAAATCATGGAAGTGGCTGATCAGCGCATGTACACGGTCAAGCGCCTGCATAAAGCGCAGCAGCATTGA